CATACATCAGATACGAAACATGGGCAGGTCTATATTCCAGATGTGAACTGGTCACTGATGATCCTTAGCCTCACCGTTACAATTGCTTTCCATCAAGTTGTTCGAATAGCAAATGCAGCAGGTACGCTCTGCTAACAAATTTCCTCATTTTTCCTCTCGTCTCTAAGTTATGTATCACATTAGAGAAAGGAGAAATAGATGTACTTCATGCATCAGAATTTCACTTtttattcatatgttttataACCCATTGAGAATAACTGTGAAAATTCACACATACATTTTCTGGATTGATGATTTTGGCATGGAATTTCATGCTGTGTCATGTGTAGTATATTCTGTAAGAATAATTGGTTGAATCTCCTGCAGGTTTGGCAATAGTTTTAGGAATGTTAGTGACAACATGCTTGATGTCACTTGTAATTGCACTGTACTGGGAGATGAGCTTATTCGTATCTGCTTCCTTTTTGATATTTTTCGGCTTCATTGAGTTCATGTATCTCTCAGCTTGTATGCTGAATTTTCACAAGGGAGCTTGGTTTCTGGTTGTCCATTGTTCATTGACCTTGATTATCATGCTTTCCTGGCATTATGGTACCAAGAAAAAGTATGAGTTTGACATAGAAAACAAGGTATCTACAGAGTGGCTCACAGATCTTAGCCCAGGCCTCGGAGTTTCCAGGTTATCTGGAATTGGCTTTGTCCACTCTGATATAGTCACAGGAATTCCAGCTTTTTTCTCACATTTCATAACTAATCTTCCTGCATTCCACCAAGTGCTGATCTTTGTGTCTTTCAAGTCACTACCAGTGCCTTATGTGCCCTCAAGTCGGCGCTATCTTATAGGCAGGGTTGGGGCAAAAGACTATAAAATATATCGCTGCATTGTTAGATATGGTTATTGTGATTCCGTGAGAGACACGGATGATTTTGAGGATCAAATCATTAAGTCAATCGGAGAATTCATTTCCCTGGAAGAAAATGATCCCGAGTCCCTAACATCAGCTGAAGGAAGAATGATTGTAATTGGAAAGCCAATGCCGGATGGACATGCTTTAATACCTTTGCTCGAAAGCCACCTTGATGATGAGCATACAAACAATGGAAGTCAAAAAAGCCCGTTGGCAGATTCAATCGAGAGGGATTATGCTCCTGCCAAGCCGAAAAAGGTCAGGTTCACTTTGCAAGCAAATAGCCCTAAAATTCACGAGTCTGTAAGAGAGGAACTACAAGAATTGATGGACGCCCGAGAGAGCGGGACTGCACATTTCCTGGGGCAATCACACTTAGCTGTGCGTGACGGTTCCAGCTTTCTGAAGCGTCTGCTGGTGATGATCTATGTTTTTCTGGATAAAAACAGCAGAAAGCCTCCAGTGGCATTGAACATTCCTCATGCTGCTCTTGTTGAGGTTGGTATGATCTATACAATATGAATTAAACTTTGTATTTTGGTACATTTTGTGTAAATAAGGCGAAAAATGTAACAATCTTGATACTCTTGGTTAGTTAATGAATCGTTTGAATACCATTGAGGTTTACTTCTGTTGCGATTCCTGGGTTTGTAATGAAACTGAAAGAGAAGATTCTAATGGAAATTGTGATGAAACTCTTTattgaaagtaataaaattacagcataaaattattttttatgtttggttattttttttcttcttctgtgaTAATTATTCCGGATTtgaattattattctttttcccttgtgatttgaacaaattaagttcaaattccAAAACAAACAACTCAAGATTTGAAGTTAACCCATGATAggattcaatttggtttaaatccACCCATAGCTGATATTTGAAACAAAGTATAgctcttttaatttttgataaaaccaTAGGGATGACAATATAATGGTTTGGAATTTTGGAGAaaccaataaaataatgtaCAGGCAAATATggtcataataaaaataataaaactatgtgtttACAATTGTACATACTTAGATATGACATTACATGactaagtgattttgaattaaagataaaataacacttaattatatgatgacatatataaacgTATATACAattatgtacccaaagtgggtacccATAGTATTCAACTACAATAAAACTTTGTGTACtcattttagatacacaaatatgtacacacttatatgtattatcatgcgatttgatgattttaaattaaagataaaataacacctaatcatatgataacatgtaTAAATGTGTACAGATTTGTGTACCAAAAGTaggtacgtataatattactcattgcACTATTTTCtactcaagttttaatgcaaagacaTAAACATCtgcaagattttaaaaatctaaatactcacatATGAATTAACttctgttataattttttagtagagacaaaggtaaaatcgtcattttaccattaaactctaaaaccctaaaaatttatatcattttctcccatagtttagaaaactaacaattttcccccatgattaaactttgaaaaactacaTTTCTTCCcctaggttttttcttttatctccaACAATTGAATGTCATTCTTGTTGTTAGCTGGCTttcccaccatcttcttctcctaCTATCGATGTTCCCGTTAGATCAATTTCGTTAgacgaagacaaatcatctttgttCGATTGACAAATCGACATCAGACAAATCTTTTAATGTTGATCCATTGGCCAAACAAAGacgattcatctttgtctaatTGAAGAAACGAAGACAATTCTTTTCATCAGACGAAGATGGTTTGTCTTCGTTTGACAAAATTGGTTTAGTGGGAACATTAACAACGAAAGAAGAAGTTTGTGGGAAGACTGACAACAAAAGAAGAAGTTTGTGGGAAGACTAACAGATGGCAGGAATGACATCCGAGAGTcggagaaggaagaaaaaacctgacagaaaatgtagtttttcaaaatttaatcatagaaaaaaattgttagttttataaaataagagagaaaaataatataaattttgcgGGTTTTgggattttataataaaataacgattttacccttacctttaatagaaaattctaacaaaaattaacctataaatgagtatttaaaattttaaaactacatGAATATGTGTTTACCTTTACATTGAAACTTAGataaaaaatagtcttttggtttaaaaatattttattattaattcaaaaaatgaataatattatgatatgttTCACAacacaattcaaaatttttttatagtaatatatatatccatacTAAACAAAACATTGTGCATACATATTGATAAAACATAGCTTTTTAATttgttccatatatatatatatatatattaattttgtgtgacattaaattatacacaaaatttttcttatataataacataaacatattgaattattactttttttttttaccaattcAAATTCTCTTATAGTATGGaccaaacatttattatttactattgaaagtattaaataaatacaattgaAACTATATGTTTTGGAAGCATCGTGATCGTCTATTAAATTGGTCACATCAGGCCTTTTACCAGGTCAACCTCTAGTCTAAATCAAAACATTGCTCCCTGTGAAAACTAAGCTGTTTCCAAGAATTTGAATGCATAAACATGCTTTCGACAAATTTGAGAAGAGTCATTTGACATATATATGAACATTACTGTTATTTATAAGGTGGAGTTAGGTTCAACTCACAAGAAGATATGAGTTTGTAGCCCATTTTATTTGAATGATACAAGAGCAAAGGATGATTGTAGCTGTGAATATCAGTTAGAAACCATGCTTTCCGTCTCTTTCACGAAGCCATCCCCGGTCCAATCTTTGTCCGACTGTAAGCCTTTCTTCACCGCTTTCCTCTGTCGGATAGCTTCTTGCTGTCTCTGTACTAAGTCTGTATGAGTTGTGAAATACTCTAGAGAAGCCCTGAAAATCCACGGACGAATAAGAAAATACTATTAGTAATCCCTGCAATTATCCTAACTTTCTTATGATTAGCACCTCAGATACAGTTCATCTTGCATACCCTCGGAAATCTTCTATGGTCGAGAAATTGTGCGATCTCATGAAGTCCTTCAGCTCTTCGCAAAGCTTCTTCACAAGGGGATATCCATGCATCATAACGCCAGTGCAGACCTGCAAACAAAATTATTGGTGTTAACAATGTGTCAGATACTATAGAGAAATAGATAAAATGCCATGATTTAAGTCAGGTATTTGGCCCATCATAATACACACaagaaaactcaaaattaaCACATTGCTTTTGCAGAGAGCTGCCAATTCTAGTAGAACTTAGAAAGATTTCTGTCAAGGTTGAAGGCTGTGATCATAGATCAATCAAGAACAATGTCTTTAAACAAACATTCACGGACCAGGCAATTTTGGAGCCAGTGATCTATTTCTTCGCATCCAAACACCAACATAACTTATTCGTTACAGACAAACATTTCTAAAACcaagaaacaaacaaattaaagcATTTTTTCAGGTTCAAACTAAAGAAACAGAACAAAAAAGGTTTATTGGGGTGACCAATGTTGAGTTGGAGAAAAAGCCAAAACTTGGCAAGCACAGACAGAAAAGACATGAGGACGGTCATATCTATACTTCTCAGGTCATTTAACTATGAAATTGTTCaatgagaaaaatattgaagatTCAAAGTTTAATAGTTCTATAAGAAGGTCAAAGCAAAATCTAACTTTAGTACTGAAAATAATTCCATTTCatcttaatatttcaaaaaggaAATGCAAAACAATATGAAGTCAAATATATGCACATCTCTTCGCttatcttataaaaaagaatCTCTCCCAGAACACATATATGAATGAGAAACCCAGATAGCAAAATCGGACAAGACAGCTTTGAAGTCAGATACCATAAGTGCCACTAATATAAGACTAGAAGGAAAAGTAACATTGAACAAATAAGCATTAACAAGGAAACAGATTGTTATGACCAAATAACAAATAGAGAATTATGTTTTGGACCTACCTGAACAGTATTTGCTCCGAGAAGAATAAATTCAGCAGCATCAGCACCTTTCTCAACACCTCCAATACCAGAAAGTGAATAGTCCCCATCACTAAATTCAGCCTTCATCATTTTTGCAATATTCATCACTTTTCCCAGTGCAATAGGATGGACTGCCTTAAAAGAATAGCCTCCAGGTGTAGAGTaactaataacaaaatttaaataaatcaaatttctttaaaacAACACTAAGTCAAAAGGTAAAGAGTCATATCTTGCTGAGAATTGAGAGTGCCAACCCCTCAACACAAGGTTCAGGTCGCAAAGTCTTGAGATTGATTCCCATAATGCTCATGATTGTGTTAATAGCAGACACCCCTTCACATCCTGATTTCAGAGCCACCCTTGCCGGCTatgacatataaataaaataatgcaataagcatttggaaaaaaaattcaatatacatCTACAATATAGAAATTTCCAAAGAGGTGATTGACAATGGAAAATATAACCGAAGTATTGTTTATTCCAATCAAAAGTCATCCCACAATACGAAATTTTCTTGTACAATCTCATCCACTAAATCAATGCACtaaatgatgaagaagatatgaacaaataaatttagttgTGTTTTAAAGCAGACCTCAGTAATGTCAGTAATGTTAGGAGTCATCTTTGCCCACACTGGAACAGTAGCTTTTGCATTTATCCATCCGCAAACCTCCTCCAGCAGGCCGCAGTCTTGGCCAACAGCTGCCCCCATTTTTCTCTCTGGCATTCCGTGGGGGCACGAGAAATTAACTTCAATGGCATCCTACACAACAACATAATGCAGGACAAAAAAAGTTAGACATCAATACTCATTTCAAATCAGAACAAAACAAATTCCAGTAAATGTAGACTAGACATTAATCTTACAATCCCCGTTTGCTCAACTCGATCAATAAGCTCTTCCCAAGCAGCCTTGTCATACTCCTCCATAATTGAAGCTATGAGAATCCTATCTGGATACTCTTCCTTCAATTGCTTGAATTCTTTAAGCATTGTTTCGAATGGCCGGTCACTTATCAGTTCTATGTTTTCCCATCCAATAATCTGCCCTTTGGCAGAGCCGTTTCCGTCCGTCCTTAAGCGGGCATATCTCGGCGTTACATTAATAACCTTAGCTGCATCTAATGAAACCTATGAATCCATATTGAAGGTAAACATCCATAAGCTAGGGGGCAAAAtgtaatgaaattgaaatacaACGGGCAtaatagaaattgaaaaaaaaaactgatgaAACCTATATGTTCATACAACAATGTTATGTGCACATAGTTTTTACTGAATTTAAGTATATAGCTGATATGTCTTCATGTGATTGTGTACCTGagttatgtaccaaaaatatgtattaatagttttattgaaatccaTTTTGAAGGTAAACATCCATAAACTGGGGGCAAAAtatgatgaaattgaaatacAAAGGGCATactcgaaaaaaaaaaaaataagaacaacTCACAGTTTTGGCGATCACAGCACCCCAGCCTTCATCGAAGGCTCTCTTCATGACAGTATAGTTGGTTCCAGGAGGACCCGACCCGATAACAAACGGGTTGGGCATGTGAAGTCCATTTACTGTAACACTCAAATCCGGTTCTGAAGAAGAAGGCTGAGCTTGACCCAACACTCTGAATCCAACTCGGGAAACGGGTGAACTCAAACTGGGTCGAACTGGACGAGTCAAAGGGAACTCAGCAAAGGCAGGGTTGCCTCTGATGTGACTCAAATTCAGGGACgccataaatgaaaaatcagaCTATTGAGAActtattcgaattgaatctGAGTTGAAAGATACTTTTGGGATCTGGGAAAGAGCTTGAAAAAAGAGttgtaaatttataatttaagggATGAAGACGACGATTAAGATGCCATAGCATGTGAATACATGACTATTTACAGGGCAAATCTAAGCAAAAATTTGACATCTAGTGAGAAATTACGTGGGGATTCGTTGGAATAGAGGGAATTAAATATCggtttgattaaaataattgaattgtggATGAAGATTTTGACAAATTCATAGCTGGCATACAACTAtaaattggaaaagaaaaatcaatccAAACGGCGTGCGTAAATGATCCACGGAACAGACGCAATGTTTTGAATGccaaataaatatctaaattacgtctaaatttttttcacccTTAAATTTCACAAACTAACATTTTTCACCTTTTCAAAATACTGTAACAATATTTTTAGAACCGAATTGGATATTAATCCAGTGAAGGGGCAATGTGGTCTAATCAATGATCAGATCGACTGACCGATAGTTAAATCggttaattattcaaaaataatatttaaaatttcttttatataatttatcataaataatataatttaacttatttaatattaaaatatttttaatttgattatataaaaattcaaatatgataaataaggtCTTGAGtatatgtttttataataattttttttttaaattatttttttatgttgactCCCAATCCAACTAGATAGTTTAAATAGTTTAATCGAATTTAATAGAGTTTAATTGCAAAAATTATTCTTAGGTAAATCAAAACTAGTTTAGTTAGTGGTTAATGGTTCAACTAGTTGCAATGATTGACTCAatccatttttttaaacaatgttgttaataaaattagttaatttgtaagataatcatattgaaaatatgaaaaatattttagaatttttaatatatattaaagataaatgacattttttgctccaaattttaataaatatatttcacccactttcataaaaaatattgaattttaaaatctaaaatagttATAGATGACTTGACAGTTGGAATCGTACTGAAATGATATAATTCCAATCACAAACGTATTAGGATAGtgcaattttaatttgaatcgcATCAACCATATTAGTATGATTCTAACTAGAGTTGCAATTGAAAACACACTGATATAGTGCAATTTTAATAGTATTACACTACTTCGATGTGATCGTGATGAAATCATACtagaattgtaaaattttaatggaatcatactattttaatgtaattataactctaatttcaattaaaattagtGTGATTTTAACTGAAATAGCATCGAAATGGGTGAATCTAGTCAAAATCATCTTGGTATTATGCGATTTCAATATAATTACACCATTATGATGCAGTTATGATGAAATTACACCAAAATAGTAGGAGTTCAATAGAATCACATCATTCCAAagcaattttatccttaatatcAATTGTAATCGATGTAATTACATATTTGGGACTGGTTAGGGTTAcggttatgattttttttatttaaaatggaggtttaaatgataattttgaagttagtaaaagaaaatgtaatttatttgtattttagaAGTGTAATTGacattatatttgtatttgtataaaTGGACAAAAAACTCTTTCATCACCGTTGAAAATATCATAGACTGTGCATGGATACTTTATCCTTCATCTACAAAGAATCTGACatgattgattttaaaacatatgttttTAGGATAAATTCTAGGGGCCAATTCTGATTCAAGAGGCTCCCTTTTTACAGTGGTGAATTTTCTAACGTTGAAAACTTATATGAAAAGCtttgaaagattattaaaatcaagttccTTTATACggtaatatttatataaaggcCAAAATATTTATTCCCATCCACAGGTTGGATGTATATTCAAACTCTtattaatggttaaaattaataaattttattaattttgttaataaattttttaagattaaactttgaaaagttacatttttccttacgatttcaatttttcaaaacaatttcTTGGAGAACTGTTGGCTTATTCAACGCTCTCTATCCCTCCCGATGATGCCCTTCCCTCTTTAATAACTTAAAAGTTGTCTCCCCCAACACAGTTTGTCCAGAAGAATCAATGAAGACACTCATCTTTGTCTATTCGTTTGGATGAAGACGCTTGTCTTTGTCAATTCGTCTTCGTCCAGACCAAGACTTGTCTTCTTTGGTGAAGGCAAATTcgaaagaagggagagagatggTTGAAAGGTGTCGATTGCTAGAGAGGAAGAGGATTTTTCGAAAAAGTGAAATCCCATGGGTAAAATGCAGCTTTTCAAAACTTTATCCTGAggggaaattattaattttccaaatcACATGGGGGTaatgatacaaatttttatattttttaaaattattggttaaatgatgattttacctctaaaattATCAGATTTTATTAGCTTTAACAGTTCATAAGTGAGAcattgggtttttaaaaattgacagataagagttttaaatacataaaaccttgggtggaaataagtagggatggcaatggggaggagcggggaggggatatcaatccccgtccccgtccccgtccccgttacggggataaaaaagaatccccgtcccctccccgcgaaggaaaatcccctccccatcccctccccgtccccgcaggaaaaaatcccctccctatccccgccccgtccccgtgggaaaaaatcctctccccatccccgcagggaaaaatctcctccccatacccgtaaatataaattttaattcctttatgtatttcaataaataaaataaatcatattctcccaaaatatcacttgctacaagaactacaaaatattcattattattttagttcaaatacaaagttttcataaaatctaacaatatgcaataatcaatctcttcattagtagctctttatgtatgtgatttagggtaattttataataatattaaatttaacacttttcattcactttaattgattttatcaagtttataatttttttttgtgtaaaacctggtggattgactaactaagttttgaagttaaaataaaattaatttggtgcatttgcattttatgataatgagattctgggttttttttttaatatattagattaatagttcagaaattagtaaaagctgataattgataattcaaaaattagtaaaattaaagttttagttttaataaatcataatgtaaaaatttctagaacttaatagtttagaaattattatattaatatattagatttaaggggtGGGAAGGGGTGGgaaggggtggggtggggtggggtggggaggggaggggaggggatgGGTCGGGCCGGGGCGGGGCgtggacatatgtatccccgtccccgacccatCCCCgactacggggatttttttcatcctcatcTCCGCctctttccccgtttttatcggggaatcccctccccgttagggtcggggagggtcggggcccctaaaatcgggtccaaattgtcatctctagaaataagtcttttgaccatatataaaattcaagttGCTAAACTGATTTTAAAAAAAGCATATTATATGTTGATGTTTCAATTCATGCTTTAATCCAAAAGTATAAAACCTTGTGGATTAAGTCTAGGCGTGGATAAGAACTAGACTAAGTCCAAACACTCCTTAATtcgaattcgatttgaataaaaaatagtttggtttaagTTCAACAAGTCAAAATTAAGAGTGGCTCAGTTCGGtttgaataaaatgaaaaatggttcaatttagtttagcttgagctcaacttgaatttataatttgaatgtGTGGGACATTGACAAATTGTTTTATCCATAATAGataaacaacatcgttttgtaaATTTATTTCGAACTTGAACTATGAATCCAagtaacaaatttaaatcatggattcaaacaataaatttgagttgTACTTGAGCCACAAAATCTCTACATAtttgagcaaagaatttgagtCAAGCACTTTTTAACTCAAGTTCggtttgattttaaatcaaacttgattcaaattcaaactaacctAATTCAAACCAACCCAAGTTGACCTCCAAGACTAAACCAACTTAGTTCGgattcaaacttatttaaatcaagCATTGAAATTAGAGGTGGATGCTAAGGCTGGAAACAAGCTTAGGTTGCTTGGTTCATCTCGAGGCAGACCAAGCTCGAGTTTGTGTCACTCAGGTTCAATTCTAGAGCTTGATGTTTGGATGGTTTGATGAGTTTGCGAACTTATGACTCAAGTAAAATATCAATGAGCCctaaaagtttcaaatcttgcacttacccttaaaattttactttatgaAACTTTGAATGTATGAggttttaaatgtaattttttaaaaattaagaggtTAAAATGTTTGGCTTGTTTGCACCCATTGTGCACATAATCTAAGTCTAGTTAGGATTGGATCACTATTAAGCTCAAACAACCTAagtttgagttgaaaaaaatttaactcattaaTCTTGAGCTCGGCTTGAGATTGACACCTCCATGGGGTAGTCACATTGACTCTTGCCTCACTAGcgatcttcttcttcttatctaACAACTATTCTTCTTTCTTGATATTGAgtaaattgagtttaatttcaaacttaTCATTCTAGAATCAAGTCAAGCTTAAGTTGGCCTTTTTTTGGGGCTTGTCTTTAGTCAAATCTATCTCGCCGATTGAAATAAGCATAAATGCAGCTGCTACTGTTTGTAAATTCTGATTCCACTTTTGTACCAACAAAGTTAAAAAGAACAGCTGtatattttcacttttctcTTTGGAACAgattctctcttctctttgtCCCTCCATTGTATATATGAGGCAGCTTCATCAGTAGAACTAATATCATCTCTCTTCTTTTCCATAGAATTTACATTGTCAGTTTCTGATGACGAAGACGCTTACAGAAAATCGTGCTCAAGTTCTCAGAGTTCCATGGTGGAAAAATTTGTATTTGGCATTGTTTGGAAGCGAATCCATTTCGAGCACTCGAACAATCAGAGCGGCTTTGCGTGGCTTCGTTGTTCATCCGAGGAACAGGTTAACGAGTTTTTACATCTGAAAATCTCTCAATGCTTTGCATGAAATTTACcatttctttaaatattaatctataaTTTCATTGTGTTCACGCATAAGGAATGTCTGGATAGGAACTGAGCCGATTCTGTACACTATTTGGCTAGAACGAAAAATGAGATGGCTcgagttcgttgatccaaagtTAAGGGTCATTCGAGTTTGGTTTTTTTCCCATATAAGTTTGAAGTTAAAGTTCAACTTGAGTAGTTATTCTGATTAACGACTCATAGATAAAATGAGATTGTTTTACCCAATTATAAGCAAAacgaaatttttaataattatttgacatgattcaaattaaaccacAAGCCAAGCTTGAACTGATTCTAGCCATCCATTGGCTCATGAGCTAGATCGAATCCTCCAACTCAATT
This sequence is a window from Mangifera indica cultivar Alphonso chromosome 20, CATAS_Mindica_2.1, whole genome shotgun sequence. Protein-coding genes within it:
- the LOC123204472 gene encoding dihydropyrimidine dehydrogenase (NADP(+)), chloroplastic-like; its protein translation is MASLNLSHIRGNPAFAEFPLTRPVRPSLSSPVSRVGFRVLGQAQPSSSEPDLSVTVNGLHMPNPFVIGSGPPGTNYTVMKRAFDEGWGAVIAKTVSLDAAKVINVTPRYARLRTDGNGSAKGQIIGWENIELISDRPFETMLKEFKQLKEEYPDRILIASIMEEYDKAAWEELIDRVEQTGIDAIEVNFSCPHGMPERKMGAAVGQDCGLLEEVCGWINAKATVPVWAKMTPNITDITEPARVALKSGCEGVSAINTIMSIMGINLKTLRPEPCVEGYSTPGGYSFKAVHPIALGKVMNIAKMMKAEFSDGDYSLSGIGGVEKGADAAEFILLGANTVQVCTGVMMHGYPLVKKLCEELKDFMRSHNFSTIEDFRGASLEYFTTHTDLVQRQQEAIRQRKAVKKGLQSDKDWTGDGFVKETESMVSN